The Musa acuminata AAA Group cultivar baxijiao chromosome BXJ2-2, Cavendish_Baxijiao_AAA, whole genome shotgun sequence genome contains the following window.
GTATTACACCTCCGTCACTAACCATATTTACATGAACAAAATATTTGGCATTGTCGAGATTATAATTGGCATTCAAACCCTTGGAAAATCGCAACAAAACTGATCAATAACTATAATGGCTATTTCTTATTTGTCATTATGTATGTATATTTCTACATGTATGAGCCACAAAGATTACTCATTTCTCATGCAGCTTACCATATCCTCTATGATACTTGAAGTTTGTAACCAATAATACAACTCATGAACATCCAATTGTCACGTATCCCGATTTCATTCAACGAGAGAACAGGTTGACCACCTTAACAGGTGAGCCCGATACGTATTCAATACTGAGCCATGTCGTACGGCATGTGTACATGGGGGGGCACTCATCCAATACTTGCGCGTCAGGCTTTCTCCCCTACACACAAACCTTCGCCATTTACTTTTCTCTCCATGTGGAAAGGACACCCAACTTGGATGGATGCCATGATCACTCGGCTATCTCCACACTCCACCAATCTTTCGTGTTCTTCCACTGCAATAAATACTTCTCAATCGGCCATTAATAAACTACACAAGATTGTAAGTATACGAGGCACAAAATGATTGCTACTGCCATTAGGATTGCATGTGACCGGGGGACAATGTCATGACGATTTTGATTGCTTTGCTTGGGGCTACACCTAAAAGCACTCCTCCTCGTGTGTACCGGCGACCTGATGCTCACAGTAGAGAGATCAGAAGAGAGAGGTTACTTTGGTTGACGTGTTGCACCTGTTTGCTATATTGCATGTAGTAGCTTCGGACCACAGGAAACACTCGATCGATCATggacactgctgtcatctcccaaGCATCAGCACGCTTCGTCGTCCAAGAAAAGGGAAGCTTGAGCACGCTCTTGGTTGGCTTTATTTACTTGGAATCATCGAATGATCGTGGCCTATGGCCTTCTTTGGTGCAAGTGTTTAACGTGTTTGATGCGGCAAAGCTTGGGCTTCCAAAACTTGGGTCTAAGCCTGACATTGTTGACGAGTTGCCTCCCTATGGCGATTGGGTTGCAGAGCCTACGGCAGCGTAGCCTGTCCTGAAGTCAACAGAGCAAGCATCAGAGTCCAGGGAGATGGTGGACAGAGACTTCGAGGGAGGAAGGGATGGCTGTGTCTTGACCGAACTCCACAGCCTCCCAGGCCGATCCCTCGCAGCAGCGATCCATGCATGTTGGCCTGTAGCGTTTGGCAGTAGCAGAGGACAGCAGGTGTGATGATCCTCGGATTCCTTCTCTGTTCCTCCTCGTGTACCTTTTTCATTTTCTACTGTTTGATGCTGGTGATGAAATCATTTTTCTAGCACCTCAAATTAATTACCACCTCTATTTTCTGTCGAAGGATATCTAACCAAGTGGAGGGCAGAAACATTACAAGCTTTCATTTGGAGTATAGAGGAGAGGAATTGACTCTCACAAATGATCCTAAATATTCTACAGAATGTGGCCAAAACAGGACTCCACATTTGTTTCTATCTCACCTTGGGCAGAATATAATGTTGTGGTGTTCCTAATTAGATTTGAGTACGAAAAGGTGCTGTCATGTGGTGAATGTGTTTTGCTGATCTTGTCTTGCCAACATGAGACATCAATCCGTGGTGTTCTTGTTGGTACTGGCTTTAGGGAACCTATGATCCACAAAAGCTGATTTCAATGGCCAAGCAAAACCCACCCAGAACAGATGCCTTTTGCTTGTTTTCTGAAGGAACAAGCTGTCATACGAATCCATAGCTCCATGCCCAGTAAAAGAACAAGTCAGATTCAGATTTTGGTTCTTTAAGTCCTCTAGCTCCACTGACACAACCCTAAATACCTAAGCATACGGATATGAGACTATAAACATACGTACTAGGCAATCATGCACAAATATTCTGCACTCAGCAAGAAATTGCTTTCGGCTGCAGGTAAAGAGAGACTATTCAAAGCCCAGAAGAACCCTATTGGGAATGTTCTGCTTTGGGATCCCATATGAAGCTCTCATATTCTCCACAAGCTCAAATTTATCTTCTCATGCAGATTACGCCCCACCATCTTCCGCACCATTCTCCCTATCCCATGCTCCGTGGAATGCAAGTGTATGATTTGTGTTGGTTGTAGTATCTGGTAAGAAGCTCTGGAAAGTTGATCCCTTCTTAATACCTCAAATGAGGTTCATTGAGTGCGTACAAAGCACTCATATCTGTTCTACACTCCAAATAGAAGAGGCAACAAATGAAGGATATGTATGTAGTGCATGGACCTGAATTCGATGTAAAGTTTCTTCCGACGTTTGATTCAATGAGTAGAGTTCAAGGTTCCGATCTCCCATCATTTTCTTATTTATCCTCGTATGGATGGATGACTTGGAGAAGTGAGTTGGATTCAACTTCCCTCTCTTGCTTGGAAACACGAGAATGAATCAACAAAGAAGAAAGGAGCTTCACTACCAACACCCGCTCACCGGTAATTTTCTGATATCCCAAACTAGTGGTGAAATGAAACGACAACAAGGGATATCCTCACTGTGTTAACTGTTACGGGCGATCGATCGCTTGATGTCTAAGAATAACTTCAAGAGGCTGAAGGCATCACGAAGTAGAAAAAGCAGAATTGGACTATGCTTCTCTGACACAGAGTACCACACCAGACTCTGTTTTTGGATAATCTTCATGGAGGTAGTTTGAAGGTGGAGTTGGCAAAACAGAGTCTTTGATGGTAGCATATGTCATATACGTCTGCTTTGCCCATACTCTAAAGCTAACATGGACCAACATTCCTGTTATGGTCATCTCTTTTTCATCTCTCTTGTATATATGGCCATCTATCTCTCTCTCATGGCACACCACCATACGTTCTCCAACTATTCCAGCCATCGAGCGTAAtacctgcctctctctctctctctctctctctctgtgaattATCTCATCGGGATGGGTTCCTTCCCATGTCCGTCGTCTGTTCTCATCGAGGCCTTGGTTGTCTCATCCATCGTGTTGCTTGCGCTTCCAGCTGATGTTGTACAAGCCCAGCAAAATGGCATAGTTAGACACTACAAGTTTGACGTATGCTCTTTAGCAACTGCAGTCTTCTGCTTGCAAAAATTGGACTGGCTATGAGGTTCAGTGTTGCTGAAACATTGAGAATTCGATCTGCAGATACAAATGGCAGATGTGACTCGCCTGTGCTATACAAAGAGCATCATCACCGTCAACGGGCAGTACCCGGGGCCTACGATCTTCGCCAGAGATGGCGACCGGGTCATCGTCAATGTGGAGAACCATGTGCGAGACAATGTCACCATTCATTGGTATGGGAGTCTTACTCTTGTTAATGCAGACGTATAGAGAACAGCCTATCACCTGATAGATACTACACAAAACTGAGGACAACCTTTTGAGCACAGGCATGGAGTCCGGCAACTGCGCAGCGGCTGGGCGGACGGGCCGGCGTACGTGACCCAGTGCCCGATCCAGAGCGGACAAAGCTACGTTTACAACTTCACCATCGTGGGACAGAGAGGCACTCTGTTCTGGCACGCCCACATCTCATGGCTTAGAACGACCCTCCATGGCGCCATCATCATCCTCCCCGAGCTCGGTGTTCCCTATCCATTCATCGAACCCTATAAAGAAGTCCCTGTCATCTTTGGTACTCACATCAGCCTCCTGTTGTTGCTGTGTTCATTTGTCTTGGCTTCACTATGCTATCTATACGCTTGCTTTGCAGGGGAGTGGTGGAAGGCTGATACAGAGGTTGTCATTAGTCAGGCACTTGAGAATGGTGGAGAGCCAAATATTTCGGATGCCTTCACCATCAACGGACGCCCTGGTCCTCTCTACAACTGTTCGGTTAAAGGTACAAAGAAAACCCCAGCAAATGGAAGAATATATGTAGTTCGTTTGTGTGATAATATCTAAATGTTTTGATCATGGTGCAACTGCAGATACATTCAAACTCATGGTGAGGCCAGGAAAGTCGTACCTCCTTCGCTTGATCAACGCTGCACTCAACGATGAGCTTTTCTTCAGCATCGCCAACCACACCGTCACCGTTGTCGAGGTCGATGCCGGCTACGTCAAGCCCTTCGAAGCCGACACCATCCTCATATCGCCGGGCCAGACGATGAACGTTCTGCTCGACGCCAAACCTAATTACCCCAATGCCATTTTCTCCATGAGTGCCAGGCCCTACTCTACTGGATCCGGCACCTTCGACAACACCACCGTCGCAGCCATCCTCAAGTACCGCAACCCCAGCAATTCGTCTTCTGCTGGTTTTAGCAAGGAGCTCGCCCTCTATATACCAGCCCTTCCGGCGTTTAACGACACATCCTTCGCCGCAAACTTCACCGGCAAGTTACGTAGTCTGGCGACGGCTCAATATCCGGCCAACGTACCGCAGACCGTCGACCGACGCTTCTTCTTCACCGTCGGGCTCGGCACGGACCCGTGCCCGACAAACCAGACGTGCCAGGGACCAAACGGCACCAAGTTCTCTTCCACCGTCAACAACATCTCCTTCACAGAACCAACGACGGCTCTCCTCCAGGCGCACTTCTTCGGGCAGTCGGAGGGCGTGTACACGCCGGACTTCCCCGCCTTCCCACTCATGCCGTTCGACTACACCGGAACTCCGCCGAACAACACGAACGTGAGCCATGGGACCAAGCTGTTGGTGCTTCCCTTCAACACCAGCGTCGAGTTGGTGATGCAGGACACTAGCATTCTGGGGACGGAGAGCCACCCGCTGCACCTCCATGGCTACAACTTCTTCGTGGTAGGGGAAGGGTTCGGCAACTTCGATCCGGCGAGCGACCCGGCCGAGTTCAACCTGGTGGATCCGGTGGAGAGGAACACCGTCGGGGTGCCGGACGGCGGCTGGGTGGCCATTAGATTCTTGGCGGACAACCCAGGTTAGTATGCAGATATACCGCGTGCATTGCGTGCATTAGATTCAAACTGTTGAAATCTGCATCATTTGCAGGCGTGTGGTTCATGCACTGTCACATCGAGATCCACTTGAGTTGGGGTTTGACGATGGCGTGGCTGGTCTTGGACGGAGCACTTCCCAACCAGAAGTTGCCACCTCCGCCTTCGGATCTCCCGAAATGCTAGACTTTGATGGGCAGATTCAAGTCTCGACCAACTTGGATATTGATGATGCGGGTTCTAATTATCCGATTGTTGCTTGGGTTCTTTTTGTTGTCTTATTAATTTGCTTCACACAGCCATCGAGAGAGACTATATTAAGGTTTTTGTTGGCAGAAAAAGACCCGAATTGACCATGtccaattattattatattatatctcACGATGATCTCATCTGTCACGCAGCGTTAGATCGCTGATCACAgcgataattatttttcttttagaaGCTTTTTTGTTCCTATCGATTTAACATTtctttaatttataaataaaaaat
Protein-coding sequences here:
- the LOC135605031 gene encoding laccase-4-like — protein: MGSFPCPSSVLIEALVVSSIVLLALPADVVQAQQNGIVRHYKFDIQMADVTRLCYTKSIITVNGQYPGPTIFARDGDRVIVNVENHVRDNVTIHWHGVRQLRSGWADGPAYVTQCPIQSGQSYVYNFTIVGQRGTLFWHAHISWLRTTLHGAIIILPELGVPYPFIEPYKEVPVIFGEWWKADTEVVISQALENGGEPNISDAFTINGRPGPLYNCSVKDTFKLMVRPGKSYLLRLINAALNDELFFSIANHTVTVVEVDAGYVKPFEADTILISPGQTMNVLLDAKPNYPNAIFSMSARPYSTGSGTFDNTTVAAILKYRNPSNSSSAGFSKELALYIPALPAFNDTSFAANFTGKLRSLATAQYPANVPQTVDRRFFFTVGLGTDPCPTNQTCQGPNGTKFSSTVNNISFTEPTTALLQAHFFGQSEGVYTPDFPAFPLMPFDYTGTPPNNTNVSHGTKLLVLPFNTSVELVMQDTSILGTESHPLHLHGYNFFVVGEGFGNFDPASDPAEFNLVDPVERNTVGVPDGGWVAIRFLADNPGVWFMHCHIEIHLSWGLTMAWLVLDGALPNQKLPPPPSDLPKC